A single window of Desulfovibrio psychrotolerans DNA harbors:
- a CDS encoding sigma 54-interacting transcriptional regulator, whose translation MRPSDPKGRLHSTAVSGSKAAPRKLSTRLSLILIPASILILAASGLSTYIASSEFINTATERVSRAHATTTAHALETRMEGYRRELLLAAQMPVSASSMLRHLAEHRAVDGDTVTEFGFIPNHAEEHIVFVAHQGVTIELKPEEVKEVRPNPVLFYGDVKNLKPGEVWLSPFKEVEYPFAHDDAPHARISLTIIRMFTPCMDAAGEVTGYLYMGIDVRKLRNVLSLYDSTKSPVYAFPRNPSVTRYTFFYDAEGWVIFQSESPDTPEAPLSTLGVRAVQKGTLGRPGLPNAFKPLDDETQYWNMVTETGRGERSLFHLDTADKDGSERRRHVVAFSPVRLRLSSSDTPQVVGGVAFVDRSALVESAGNRHLHIMLVIIAAAVACITFLIALTTRLTTRGLMDLASRVSHVREEGRWEEIRLRNDAGYEASLLGDSINAMIATIRKQLEEIRTKDIRIESAALKEPVALSMDEPGQDEDVICPEIIGSGPLMHALKRDIVKAGQVDVDVLIEGETGTGKQLAAEAVHRLSRRAGKPFISINCGELDENLLLDTLFGHVKGAFTDGKTDRRGAFLEADDGTLFLDEIQSASLKVQQALLRAIAMRKVRPLGSDKEMEVNVRLITASNLDLKTLIDQGKFREDLYYRLKVITIQAPPLREHLQNVPQLALHFLKEAEHMAGRTSLSISRGALEALLAYHWPGNIRELKHVIITAAVMAEGKVIQAEQLNLDLPDTPRLASAAAEPRPAQPPVASTVTPPGAEQAAPAVRPLPPDLNRRQIAAYEHVLRTGEITSRELIRLMGGDISKRTASYDIQDLVSRNLLFRVGRGPNTRYVLPESEPDKG comes from the coding sequence ATGAGACCCAGCGACCCGAAAGGCAGACTCCACTCCACCGCCGTTTCCGGAAGCAAAGCCGCTCCGCGCAAACTGAGCACCCGTCTCTCCCTCATCCTCATTCCTGCCTCCATTCTCATTCTCGCCGCATCCGGGCTGAGCACCTACATCGCGTCTTCAGAGTTCATAAACACCGCCACCGAGCGTGTTTCCCGCGCCCATGCCACCACCACCGCGCATGCGCTGGAAACGCGGATGGAAGGCTACCGCAGGGAACTGCTTCTGGCAGCCCAAATGCCCGTTTCCGCATCATCCATGTTACGGCATCTGGCGGAACACAGAGCGGTAGACGGCGATACCGTCACGGAGTTCGGCTTCATTCCCAACCATGCGGAGGAGCACATCGTCTTTGTGGCGCATCAGGGAGTGACCATTGAACTGAAACCGGAAGAGGTGAAGGAGGTTCGCCCTAATCCCGTGCTCTTTTACGGGGACGTGAAGAATCTGAAACCCGGCGAGGTATGGCTTTCTCCGTTCAAAGAGGTGGAATACCCCTTCGCCCATGATGACGCCCCGCACGCCCGGATATCACTCACCATAATCCGCATGTTCACGCCATGCATGGACGCCGCGGGCGAGGTTACGGGCTACCTGTATATGGGGATTGACGTGCGTAAGCTGCGTAACGTTCTCTCGCTGTACGATTCCACAAAATCTCCCGTGTACGCGTTTCCGCGCAATCCTTCTGTCACGCGTTACACCTTCTTTTACGACGCGGAAGGCTGGGTAATTTTCCAATCCGAATCGCCCGATACGCCGGAGGCACCGCTGAGCACCCTCGGCGTGCGCGCCGTTCAGAAGGGCACCTTAGGCAGACCGGGGCTGCCCAACGCCTTTAAACCGCTGGACGATGAAACACAGTACTGGAACATGGTCACGGAAACGGGCAGAGGCGAACGCAGCCTTTTTCATCTGGACACTGCCGACAAAGACGGCTCTGAACGTCGCAGACATGTGGTCGCCTTTTCGCCGGTGCGACTGCGCCTCTCTTCTTCCGACACCCCGCAGGTCGTCGGAGGCGTTGCCTTTGTGGACAGAAGCGCGTTGGTAGAAAGCGCAGGAAACAGGCACCTGCACATCATGCTTGTCATCATTGCCGCTGCCGTTGCATGCATCACCTTCCTGATAGCCCTTACCACGCGGCTGACGACCCGGGGCCTTATGGACCTTGCATCCAGAGTCTCCCACGTGCGTGAAGAAGGGCGATGGGAAGAAATACGCCTGCGGAACGACGCAGGGTATGAAGCCTCTCTTCTTGGCGATTCCATAAATGCCATGATTGCCACCATACGCAAGCAGCTGGAGGAGATACGCACCAAGGATATCCGCATAGAATCAGCCGCGCTCAAAGAACCCGTGGCCCTGTCCATGGATGAACCCGGACAGGATGAAGATGTTATCTGCCCGGAAATAATCGGCTCAGGCCCGCTCATGCACGCGCTCAAGCGCGACATAGTCAAGGCCGGTCAGGTAGATGTGGACGTGCTCATCGAAGGCGAAACCGGCACCGGCAAGCAACTGGCGGCAGAAGCGGTGCACAGGCTCTCACGCCGGGCGGGCAAGCCCTTCATCTCCATTAACTGCGGAGAACTGGACGAAAACCTGCTTCTGGACACGCTGTTCGGACATGTGAAAGGTGCGTTCACAGATGGCAAAACAGACCGCCGGGGCGCGTTTCTGGAAGCGGATGACGGGACACTGTTTCTGGATGAAATTCAGTCGGCCTCACTCAAGGTGCAGCAGGCTCTTTTGCGGGCCATAGCCATGCGCAAGGTGCGGCCACTGGGCAGCGACAAAGAAATGGAAGTGAATGTGCGCCTCATAACAGCGTCCAACCTGGATCTGAAAACCCTCATTGATCAGGGCAAATTCCGTGAAGACCTGTACTACCGGCTCAAAGTCATAACCATTCAGGCCCCGCCCCTGCGGGAACATTTGCAAAACGTGCCCCAACTGGCACTGCATTTTCTCAAAGAAGCCGAGCACATGGCCGGAAGAACCAGCCTGTCCATCTCCCGCGGCGCTCTGGAAGCCCTGCTGGCATACCACTGGCCGGGCAACATCCGGGAGCTGAAGCACGTAATCATTACCGCCGCCGTTATGGCAGAAGGCAAAGTAATTCAGGCAGAACAACTCAACCTTGACCTGCCGGACACGCCGAGACTCGCTTCTGCTGCAGCGGAACCGCGCCCTGCGCAGCCGCCAGTGGCTTCCACCGTAACACCACCCGGTGCGGAACAGGCTGCTCCCGCAGTACGCCCGTTGCCTCCCGATCTTAACAGGCGGCAGATAGCGGCGTATGAACATGTTCTGCGCACGGGAGAAATAACCAGCAGAGAACTCATCCGCCTCATGGGCGGCGATATCTCCAAACGCACAGCCAGCTACGATATTCAGGACCTTGTTTCCCGCAACCTTCTGTTCCGCGTGGGCAGGGGGCCGAATACACGGTACGTGCTGCCTGAATCTGAACCTGACAAAGGCTGA
- a CDS encoding sulfite exporter TauE/SafE family protein encodes MDIFSADWLYMYMPIAGMKVLWPALLLIGFAVGVIGGFFGMGGAWMVTPGLNIIGFPMAFAIGTDIAHIAGKSMISTIRHSKFGNVDYRMGLVMLGGTVAGIEAGAQAIMYLEQVGLVGSVVRWAYVVFLALISWLVFYDYAKAEGGTRPDEFDRQAAEGVTWYRALHRINIPPMLHFPVSGITCSLWLPVLVGLVTGVLVGFLGIGGGLLRMPALVYLVGCPTHIAVGTDLFEVMISGLYGAFTFALKGRIELVSVFVMLTGAAIGAQIGTVATKYSRGYGIRIAFGVAVLCCMVSIILKEFGHEISAAVIILSAISLICLYIMKVMFVGAAQELREKRQSRAQARLQNFRRMR; translated from the coding sequence ATGGATATTTTCTCCGCCGACTGGTTGTACATGTATATGCCCATTGCGGGCATGAAGGTACTGTGGCCCGCGTTGCTGCTTATCGGCTTTGCGGTGGGGGTTATCGGCGGGTTCTTCGGCATGGGCGGCGCGTGGATGGTTACTCCGGGGCTGAACATCATCGGCTTTCCCATGGCTTTTGCCATAGGCACGGACATAGCGCACATTGCGGGCAAGTCCATGATATCCACCATCCGCCACTCCAAGTTCGGCAATGTGGATTACCGGATGGGGCTGGTCATGCTGGGGGGAACGGTTGCGGGCATAGAGGCGGGAGCGCAGGCTATCATGTACCTTGAACAGGTGGGGCTTGTGGGGTCTGTTGTGCGCTGGGCGTATGTGGTCTTTCTGGCCCTTATTTCATGGCTGGTGTTCTATGACTATGCCAAGGCGGAAGGTGGCACGCGCCCCGATGAGTTTGACCGGCAGGCTGCAGAGGGCGTTACGTGGTACCGGGCTTTGCATCGCATAAACATACCGCCGATGCTGCACTTTCCTGTTTCCGGCATTACCTGTTCGCTGTGGCTGCCTGTGCTGGTGGGGCTGGTTACGGGTGTGCTGGTGGGGTTTCTCGGAATCGGGGGCGGGCTGCTGCGTATGCCCGCGCTGGTGTATCTTGTAGGCTGCCCCACCCATATTGCCGTGGGAACTGACTTGTTTGAGGTTATGATTTCAGGTCTTTATGGCGCATTCACCTTTGCGCTCAAGGGACGCATAGAGCTTGTGTCCGTGTTTGTCATGCTTACCGGTGCCGCCATTGGAGCACAGATAGGCACTGTGGCCACCAAATATTCGCGGGGTTACGGCATCCGCATTGCCTTCGGCGTTGCCGTGCTGTGCTGCATGGTTTCCATCATCCTTAAGGAGTTCGGCCACGAAATTTCTGCCGCCGTGATCATTCTCAGTGCCATCTCCCTTATCTGCCTCTACATCATGAAGGTTATGTTTGTCGGGGCGGCGCAGGAATTGCGGGAAAAGAGACAGAGCAGGGCGCAGGCGCGGCTGCAGAATTTCAGGAGGATGCGGTAG
- a CDS encoding DVU0150 family protein, which yields MKAMIGLMHVIRRVLAVAVAVVLFAAWAVPAVSGEFVVVADTRVVESAILRYFADLYNINPFMNAVWAVVLTALYGSFLGILMDFILSRTGLDLSSRPSDER from the coding sequence ATGAAGGCGATGATCGGACTCATGCATGTGATACGGCGTGTGCTTGCCGTGGCGGTTGCTGTCGTGCTGTTTGCCGCATGGGCTGTTCCGGCCGTCTCGGGAGAATTTGTCGTGGTGGCGGACACCCGTGTGGTGGAGTCCGCTATCCTGCGCTACTTCGCTGACCTGTACAACATAAATCCGTTTATGAACGCTGTGTGGGCCGTTGTGCTTACTGCCCTGTACGGCAGCTTTCTTGGTATTCTCATGGACTTTATCCTCTCGCGTACCGGGCTGGACCTTTCCTCCAGACCCAGCGATGAGCGATAG